One Cloacibacillus sp. genomic window carries:
- a CDS encoding VOC family protein, protein MFFTFNHFNFNVLDLDRSLNFYKCALHLREAHRKEREDFTLVYLGDGETGFELELTWLKDRTEPYALGDNEFHLAMRVKDFDAAHRLHEEMGCICYENRDMGIYFIEDPDGYWIEIVPER, encoded by the coding sequence ATGTTTTTTACCTTCAATCACTTCAACTTCAACGTCCTTGACCTTGACCGCAGCCTCAACTTCTACAAGTGCGCGCTGCATCTGCGCGAGGCGCACAGAAAGGAGCGTGAGGACTTCACGCTCGTCTACCTTGGCGACGGGGAGACCGGCTTTGAACTTGAACTGACGTGGCTCAAAGACCGTACGGAGCCGTATGCGCTGGGCGACAATGAATTTCATTTAGCGATGAGGGTCAAGGACTTTGACGCGGCCCACAGGCTTCACGAAGAGATGGGCTGCATCTGCTACGAGAACCGCGACATGGGCATCTATTTCATCGAAGACCCCGACGGATACTGGATCGAGATAGTGCCGGAAAGATAA